One genomic window of Salvelinus alpinus chromosome 9, SLU_Salpinus.1, whole genome shotgun sequence includes the following:
- the LOC139530875 gene encoding E3 ubiquitin-protein ligase UBR1-like, which produces MWRRNGLSLVSQVYYYQNVKCRDEMFDKDVIMLQSAASKMDPNHFIMLILQRFELFDVFNGSHLSKDQASMSSPWTSSMSTS; this is translated from the exons ATGTGGCGCAGGAACGGCCTCTCGCTCGTCAGCCAG GTGTACTATTATCAAAATGTAAAATGCAGggatgagatgtttgacaaggaTGTCATCATGCTACAG AGTGCTGCTTCCAAAATGGACCCCAACCACTTCATCATGCTGATCTTGCAGAGATTTGAGCTCTTTGATGTGTTCAATGGAAGTCACTTAAGCAAAGACCAA gcttccatgtcttctccctggacctcctcaatgtccacctcttga
- the LOC139530873 gene encoding ataxin-3-like isoform X2, protein MESIFHEKQEGSLCAQHCLNNLLQGEYFTPVDLSSIAHQLDEEERMAEGGIGSEEYITFLQQPSGNMDDSGFFSIQVISNALSVWGLELTLFNSREYQRLMITPINEKAFICNYKEHWFTIRKLGQQWFNLNSLLTGPELISDTYLALFLAQLQQEGYSIFVIRGNLPGCDAEQILGIMKVQQQERPKLIGENEAQSSSGMGRSSGQGSVLETGPGVEEDELRKALALSTQDMEVEDEEADLRRAIQLSMQGPVMSDKSMLKRGLVAKTTSSDHAPGSITGGAPQSEKLSAEELRRRRQAYFDRQFQQLAQPTSPKQSTESTESGKSGTKEDAQAKRSQ, encoded by the exons ATGGAGTCCATCTTTCATGAAAAA CAAGAGGGCTCCCTGTGTGCTCAGCATTGCCTTAACAACCTTCTGCAAGGCGAGTATTTTACCCCCGTTGACCTATCGTCCATTGCCCATCAactggatgaggaggagaggatggccGAGGGTGGTATAGGTAGTGAGGAGTACATAACGTTTTTACAG CAACCATCTGGTAACATGGATGACAGTGGTTTCTTTTCTATACAA GTTATCAGCAATGCGTTATCAGTGTGGGGTTTGGAGCTGACCCTCTTCAACAGTCGAGAGTACCAGAGGCTTATGATAACCCCAAT AAATGAAAAGGCATTTATATGCAACTACAAGGAGCACTGGTTTACAATACGAAAACTTGGGCAACAG TGGTTTAATCTGAATTCATTATTGACTGGACCAGAGCTGATATCAGACACATACCTAGCCCTCTTCCTTGCACAGTTACAGCAAGAAG GGTATTCCATATTTGTGATCCGAGGAAATCTCCCAGGGTGTGACGCAGAGCAGATACTGGGGATCATGAAGGTGCAGCAGCAAGAGAGACCAAAGCTGATTGGAGAGAACGAGGCTCAGTCGAGTAGTGGCATGGG CAGATCATCAGGGCAGGGTAGTGTGCTGGAGACAGGCCCTGGCGTAGAAGAGGATGAGCTGAGGAAGGCCCTGGCCCTGAGTACACAGGACATGGAGGTGGAGGATGAAGAGGCTGACCTTCGCAGGGCCATACAGCTCAGCATGCAGG GGCCAGTAATGAGCGATAAGTCAATGTTGAAAAGGGGGCTTGTTGCCAAGACAACATCGTCAGACCATGCACCAGGGAGTATTACAGGGGGAGCACCTCAGAGTGAGAAACTCTCAGCCGAGGAACTGCGAAGGAGGAGACAAGCCTACTTTGACAG ACAGTTCCAACAGCTGGCTCAGCCCACTTCACCTAAACAATCTACAGAAAGCACAG AATCTGGGAAGAGTGGCACAAAGGAGGATGCACAAGCCAAACGCAGCCAGTAA
- the LOC139530872 gene encoding photoreceptor outer segment membrane glycoprotein 2-like codes for MAVLKVKFTKTNRDKLAQVLWILNWVSVVTGLILFSLGLFLKVEINKRWELMAERDLHYVPNMLIATGLIACGINFLGGKICYDCADTTKFLRWKLLMLPYVICTFFFTFCILVGALMCYGMRGELEEALDLGLRDAMRYYKDTDTPGRCFLKRTVDLLQIQFQCCGNFGFRDWFQIQWISNRYLDMSCREVVARLRSNVEGKYLMDGVPFSCCNINSPRPCIQHQITNSSAHFNYEYQTEELNLWKKGCRQALLEYYTHIMQSIGLTVLIIWLFELSVLTGVRYLQTSLENVLRQGDPDSESDGWLLENSFVETARSNFNIIKSLGKCNQIGTANNGDPNIDVPSTAYYGPDNLPPKQIPVAS; via the exons ATGGCCGTGCTGAAAGTGAAATTCACCAAGACCAACAGGGACAAGCTTGCCCAGGTGCTGTGGATCCTCAACTGGGTTTCCGTGGTGACGGGGTTGATTTTGTTTAGCCTGGGGCTCTTCCTAAAGGTGGAGATCAACAAACGCTGGGAGCTTATGGCAGAAAGGGACCTCCACTACGTCCCCAACATGCTCATTGCCACAGGCCTCATCGCCTGTGGCATCAATTTCCTGGGCGGGAAGATCTGCTACGACTGTGCGGACACCACTAAGTTCCTGCGCTGGAAGCTGCTGATGCTGCCCTACGTCATCTGCACCTTCTTCTTCACCTTCTGCATCCTGGTGGGGGCTCTCATGTGCTACGGCATGCGCGGGGAGCTGGAGGAGGCTCTGGACCTGGGTCTGCGGGACGCCATGCGCTATTATAAGGACACGGACACACCAGGCCGCTGCTTCCTGAAGCGCACTGTGGACCTGCTGCAGATCCAGTTCCAGTGCTGCGGCAACTTCGGCTTCAGAGACTGGTTCCAGATCCAGTGGATCAGCAACCGCTACCTGGACATGTCCTGCAGGGAGGTTGTGGC CCGGCTGAGGAGTAACGTGGAAGGGAAATACCTGATGGACGGGGTTCCCTTCAGCTGCTGTAACATTAACTCACCACGGCCCTGCATCCAGCACCAGATCACCAACAGCTCAGCCCACTTCAACTATGAATACCAGACAGAGGAGCTCAACTTGTGGAAGAAGGGCTGCCGCCAGGCCCTGCTGGAGTACTACACCCACATCATGCAGTCCATTGGCCTCACCGTCCTCATCATCTGGCTGTTTGAG CTGTCGGTGCTGACCGGGGTGCGCTACCTCCAGACATCCCTGGAGAACGTGCTGAGACAGGGGGACCCAGACTCAGAGTCCGACGGCTGGCTCCTGGAGAACAGCTTTGTGGAGACAGCCAGATCCAACTTCAATATCATAAAGAGCTTGGGGAAGTGCAACCAGATTGGCACAGCCAACAACGGCGACCCCAACATCGACGTCCCCTCCACAGCCTACTATGGACCAGACAACCTGCCCCCAAAACAGATTCCTGTGGCCAGTTGA
- the serpina10b gene encoding protein Z-dependent protease inhibitor → MMMKVGLLFLLTYVCTFTPVYQTQERSPNITDLTYKNMDFAMNLYRKIAGYHDENIFFSPLSISTAFATLSMAAQGPTRDQIVKGLNLAHLDRENQPDIIPELFQHLQGNITQDGSMKFDQSTALFVRLTFEVERDFSDQIKKFFNADINNVDFADRKASVALINDYIMRKTGNKVKEVVSNLDPLTQLMLINTIFFQGEWQMPFNPNHTENGRFFIDNYNIVQVPMMFRMEDKFYTMDDIPLKAKVLKLPYREGISMLILLPNKGLDYTTIDDEITAKRFLSWIKNLKKMKLEVQLPKFKMEQSYAMHSILPDLGISSIFHDTANLTRLSKDPGLKVSEVLHKAVIEVDERGTTAAAATEGTITGYALPSSFIVNRPFLFFIYHEATNSLLFMGRVIDPTKN, encoded by the exons ATGATGATGAAGGTGGGACTCCTTTTCCTCCTGACCTATGTCTGCACCTTCACCCCTGTCTACCAAACTCAAGAGCGGAGCCCCAACATCACAGACCTAACCTACAAGAACATGGACTTTGCCATGAATCTCTACAGAAAGATTGCAGGTTACCATGATGAAAACATATTTTTCTCACCCCTGAGCATATCCACAGCTTTTGCCACCCTCTCCATGGCAGCACAGGGTCCCACACGAGACCAGATAGTAAAGGGGCTCAACCTGGCCCACCTAGATCGGGAGAACCAGCCAGACATAATTCCAGAACTCTTCCAACACCTCCAAGGGAACATCACACAAGATGGATCAATGAAATTTGACCAGAGCACCGCCCTCTTCGTCCGCCTAACttttgaggtagagagagacttCAGTGACCAGATCAAGAAATTCTTCAACGCTGACATCAACAATGTTGACTTTGCAGATAGAAAAGCTAGCGTTGCCCTGATCAATGACTACATAATGAGAAAGACTGGTAACAAAGTCAAGGAGGTGGTCTCTAACTTGGATCCACTCACCCAACTTATGCTCATCAACACCATTTTCTTTCAGG GTGAATGGCAGATGCCCTTCAACCCCAATCACACAGAAAATGGACGCTTCTTTATTGACAACTACAACATTGTCCAGGTGCCCATGATGTTTAGAATGGAGGATAAATTCTACACAATGGATGACATTCCCCTGAAAGCCAAGGTGCTGAAGCTACCATACCGGGAGGGCATTTCAATGCTTATTCTGCTACCCAACAAAGGCCTGGATTATACCACAATAGATGACGAGATCACAGCTAAGAGATTCCTCAGCTGGATCAAAAACctgaaaaaaat GAAACTGGAAGTTCAACTGCCCAAGTTCAAGATGGAGCAATCTTACGCCATGCACAGCATCCTTCCAGATTTGGGCATATCCAGTATCTTCCATGACACCGCTAACCTCACTAGGTTGAGCAAAGACCCAGGCCTGAAGGTGTCAGAG GTGTTGCACAAGGCAGTGATCGAGGTGGATGAGAGAGGCACCACTGCCGCTGCTGCCACAGAAGGCACCATCACTGGATATGCCTTACCCTCTTCCTTCATCGTCAACCGACcattcttattttttatttaccaTGAGGCCACTAACAGCTTGTTGTTCATGGGCCGAGTGATTGACCCCACCAAAAACTGA
- the LOC139530873 gene encoding ataxin-3-like isoform X1 translates to MESIFHEKQEGSLCAQHCLNNLLQGEYFTPVDLSSIAHQLDEEERMAEGGIGSEEYITFLQQPSGNMDDSGFFSIQVISNALSVWGLELTLFNSREYQRLMITPINEKAFICNYKEHWFTIRKLGQQWFNLNSLLTGPELISDTYLALFLAQLQQEGYSIFVIRGNLPGCDAEQILGIMKVQQQERPKLIGENEAQSSSGMGRSSGQGSVLETGPGVEEDELRKALALSTQDMEVEDEEADLRRAIQLSMQGKAILGPVMSDKSMLKRGLVAKTTSSDHAPGSITGGAPQSEKLSAEELRRRRQAYFDRQFQQLAQPTSPKQSTESTESGKSGTKEDAQAKRSQ, encoded by the exons ATGGAGTCCATCTTTCATGAAAAA CAAGAGGGCTCCCTGTGTGCTCAGCATTGCCTTAACAACCTTCTGCAAGGCGAGTATTTTACCCCCGTTGACCTATCGTCCATTGCCCATCAactggatgaggaggagaggatggccGAGGGTGGTATAGGTAGTGAGGAGTACATAACGTTTTTACAG CAACCATCTGGTAACATGGATGACAGTGGTTTCTTTTCTATACAA GTTATCAGCAATGCGTTATCAGTGTGGGGTTTGGAGCTGACCCTCTTCAACAGTCGAGAGTACCAGAGGCTTATGATAACCCCAAT AAATGAAAAGGCATTTATATGCAACTACAAGGAGCACTGGTTTACAATACGAAAACTTGGGCAACAG TGGTTTAATCTGAATTCATTATTGACTGGACCAGAGCTGATATCAGACACATACCTAGCCCTCTTCCTTGCACAGTTACAGCAAGAAG GGTATTCCATATTTGTGATCCGAGGAAATCTCCCAGGGTGTGACGCAGAGCAGATACTGGGGATCATGAAGGTGCAGCAGCAAGAGAGACCAAAGCTGATTGGAGAGAACGAGGCTCAGTCGAGTAGTGGCATGGG CAGATCATCAGGGCAGGGTAGTGTGCTGGAGACAGGCCCTGGCGTAGAAGAGGATGAGCTGAGGAAGGCCCTGGCCCTGAGTACACAGGACATGGAGGTGGAGGATGAAGAGGCTGACCTTCGCAGGGCCATACAGCTCAGCATGCAGGGTAAGGCTATATTGG GGCCAGTAATGAGCGATAAGTCAATGTTGAAAAGGGGGCTTGTTGCCAAGACAACATCGTCAGACCATGCACCAGGGAGTATTACAGGGGGAGCACCTCAGAGTGAGAAACTCTCAGCCGAGGAACTGCGAAGGAGGAGACAAGCCTACTTTGACAG ACAGTTCCAACAGCTGGCTCAGCCCACTTCACCTAAACAATCTACAGAAAGCACAG AATCTGGGAAGAGTGGCACAAAGGAGGATGCACAAGCCAAACGCAGCCAGTAA